Proteins from a genomic interval of Streptomyces sp. NBC_00820:
- a CDS encoding GNAT family N-acetyltransferase, translated as MRVLAEVHRRDGYPVNWPARPDEWLSQAALLGAWVAELGGRPVGHVGLSRSGEGDLAPGLWSERTGTSEDATAVVGRLFVAPRARGHGVGALLIGRAVAEARRHGLHPVLDVVASDTAAAALYERLGWELMATVEQRWGPSQLVAVRCYAAAS; from the coding sequence GTGAGGGTTCTCGCGGAGGTCCATCGACGTGACGGCTACCCGGTGAACTGGCCCGCCCGTCCCGACGAGTGGTTGTCACAGGCTGCTCTGCTGGGGGCCTGGGTCGCCGAGCTGGGCGGCCGTCCCGTTGGCCATGTCGGCCTGTCCCGCAGCGGCGAAGGAGACCTGGCCCCCGGTTTGTGGAGCGAGCGGACCGGGACGAGCGAGGACGCGACCGCGGTGGTCGGCCGGCTGTTCGTGGCCCCGCGGGCCAGGGGGCACGGGGTCGGCGCACTGCTGATCGGCCGCGCTGTGGCGGAGGCGCGGCGTCATGGCCTGCATCCGGTGCTCGACGTCGTGGCGTCCGACACCGCCGCGGCGGCCCTGTACGAGCGGCTGGGCTGGGAACTGATGGCCACGGTCGAGCAACGCTGGGGCCCCTCTCAGCTGGTGGCCGTCCGCTGTTACGCGGCGGCATCGTGA
- a CDS encoding CorA family divalent cation transporter, whose product MIVSVVSMPDGVVARTSLSEARERMAVSDCLMVDIELLEETPPEEAQTVSDRLGLDSPQLAWFGRDGEPVRADFDGRIGGFVMPVVVDDDVVHVHVLLGDRYMITMHRGPVGLLQNFVARLPHDRPTHLIACVFLLLQGALETFRRSAAQGVLEVEDLEDEMFERRRQQQVYRLALLRRRASLLHHELLPFVQAMLEVLARRAVDSAVPEDRRALHRTYERNMAQALAAIESLQDATRRVMVTYSSLVGGEQNAVINRLTVVSTIFLPLTFITGFFGMNFTYLTNELTSEVVFWLLAVALQVAILFAALYVVRHTQFWRELRENPENEPSD is encoded by the coding sequence GTGATCGTATCGGTGGTGTCGATGCCGGACGGGGTCGTCGCGCGTACCAGCCTGTCGGAGGCGCGGGAGCGCATGGCGGTCTCGGATTGCCTGATGGTGGACATCGAGCTGCTGGAGGAGACGCCGCCGGAGGAGGCGCAGACGGTCTCCGATCGGCTGGGGCTGGATTCGCCGCAACTGGCGTGGTTCGGCAGGGACGGTGAACCCGTCCGGGCCGACTTCGACGGTCGGATCGGCGGCTTCGTGATGCCCGTGGTGGTGGACGACGACGTGGTCCATGTGCACGTCCTGCTGGGCGACCGGTACATGATCACAATGCATCGGGGTCCGGTCGGGCTGTTGCAGAACTTCGTCGCCCGCCTGCCGCACGACAGGCCGACCCATCTCATCGCCTGCGTGTTCCTGCTGCTGCAAGGCGCCCTGGAGACGTTCCGCCGGTCCGCCGCGCAGGGCGTCCTGGAGGTGGAGGACCTCGAGGACGAGATGTTCGAACGGCGGCGTCAGCAGCAGGTGTACCGGCTGGCGCTCCTGCGGCGGCGCGCGTCCCTGCTCCACCATGAGCTCCTGCCCTTCGTGCAGGCGATGCTGGAAGTTCTCGCGCGGCGGGCGGTGGACAGCGCGGTCCCGGAGGACCGGCGGGCGTTGCACCGCACGTACGAACGCAACATGGCCCAGGCGCTCGCGGCCATCGAGTCACTGCAGGACGCCACCAGACGGGTCATGGTCACCTATTCGTCCCTGGTGGGCGGTGAGCAGAACGCCGTGATCAACCGGCTCACCGTCGTATCGACGATCTTCCTTCCGCTGACCTTCATCACCGGGTTCTTCGGCATGAACTTCACCTACCTGACGAACGAGCTGACAAGCGAGGTCGTCTTCTGGCTGCTCGCGGTGGCTCTGCAGGTCGCGATCCTCTTCGCCGCGCTGTACGTGGTGCGCCACACGCAGTTCTGGCGGGAACTGCGGGAGAACCCCGAGAACGAACCGAGCGACTGA
- a CDS encoding FAD-binding oxidoreductase, protein MSVDTSRGILGDATIAELEAGLRGTVVRPGDDGYDEARTVWNAAHDKRPALIVRCAGTADVVRAVEFARSQDLLVAVRGGGHSIAGFSTCDDGIVIDLSPMKGAFVDPVRRRVIAQAGMTWGDLDHETQAFGLALPGGLVSSTGISGFTLGGGVSWLLRRHGLTSDNLTAAEMVTADGRVVRASEEENPELFWALRGGGGNFGIVTSLEFRLHPVGPQVLGGLIVFPLEEARQVITRWRELLPELPDDLTTVVNLTTAPPVPFLPPEVHGTRVVVLAAMYAGDLASGEAAVAPLRALGTPIADIMGPMPYTAVQTMLDPLWTAGAHNYFTSAFVEPSDEALDAVLRHHLTTPTPSCEVHLHHLGGAFARVPAEATAFSQREPSVLCNVVARCADARDFDDSVVWARAAREEIAGNGRGAMYVNFTGDGAEDKVRASYPEEVYARLVRVKDAYDPTNMFRLNQNIRPSEAT, encoded by the coding sequence ATGTCGGTCGACACGTCGAGGGGGATCCTGGGGGACGCGACCATCGCCGAACTGGAGGCGGGCCTGCGCGGCACCGTCGTCCGCCCCGGCGACGACGGCTACGACGAGGCCCGGACCGTCTGGAACGCCGCGCACGACAAGCGGCCCGCCCTGATCGTGCGCTGTGCGGGCACCGCGGACGTGGTCCGGGCCGTCGAGTTCGCGCGCAGCCAGGACCTGCTCGTCGCGGTACGCGGCGGCGGGCACAGCATCGCCGGGTTCTCGACCTGCGACGACGGCATCGTCATCGACCTGTCGCCAATGAAGGGCGCCTTCGTCGATCCGGTACGGCGCCGGGTGATCGCGCAGGCGGGCATGACGTGGGGCGACCTCGACCACGAGACCCAGGCCTTCGGTCTCGCCCTGCCCGGCGGTCTGGTGTCCTCGACCGGGATCTCCGGGTTCACGCTCGGCGGCGGCGTGAGCTGGCTGCTGCGCCGGCACGGTCTGACCTCCGACAACCTGACGGCGGCCGAGATGGTCACCGCCGACGGCCGGGTGGTGCGCGCGTCCGAGGAGGAGAACCCGGAGCTGTTCTGGGCCCTGCGGGGCGGTGGCGGCAACTTCGGCATCGTGACCTCGCTGGAGTTCCGACTGCATCCGGTCGGACCGCAGGTCCTGGGCGGCCTGATCGTGTTTCCCCTGGAGGAGGCGCGGCAGGTGATCACCCGCTGGCGCGAGCTGCTCCCGGAGCTGCCCGACGATCTGACGACGGTCGTCAACCTGACGACGGCGCCTCCCGTACCGTTCCTGCCTCCGGAGGTGCACGGGACGCGCGTGGTGGTGTTGGCCGCGATGTACGCGGGCGACCTCGCCTCCGGTGAGGCGGCCGTGGCCCCGCTGCGTGCGCTGGGGACGCCGATCGCGGACATCATGGGTCCGATGCCGTACACGGCCGTGCAAACGATGCTGGACCCGCTGTGGACGGCCGGCGCCCACAACTACTTCACGTCGGCGTTCGTCGAACCGTCGGACGAGGCGCTCGACGCCGTCCTGCGCCATCACCTGACCACCCCGACGCCCTCCTGTGAAGTGCATCTGCACCACCTGGGCGGTGCCTTCGCGCGCGTCCCCGCCGAGGCCACGGCGTTCAGCCAGCGCGAGCCGAGCGTGCTGTGCAACGTGGTCGCGCGGTGCGCCGACGCGCGGGACTTCGATGACAGCGTCGTCTGGGCCCGCGCGGCCCGGGAGGAGATCGCGGGCAACGGCCGGGGCGCGATGTACGTCAACTTCACGGGGGACGGCGCCGAGGACAAGGTGCGTGCCTCGTATCCCGAAGAGGTCTACGCACGGCTCGTGCGGGTCAAGGACGCCTACGATCCGACGAACATGTTCCGCCTCAACCAGAACATCCGCCCCTCCGAAGCCACTTGA
- a CDS encoding barstar family protein → MRSPGRGEQGPKYALASDEDDTDFWGSAHEAEGLFTPLPDEEGARRVHLVGCLPRGGLLKSVAHVGSRRAMAGNACFDVLDTDGATMGSYFVGDVTVVAVEPSARGAGLVDLTMTLWCENALPGAERVWDLIRTGRLNRTGMWHELAPEDRQAWLSVALWSREYRRRGRPDAPAGQVYTLDGRHVVDRDSFFCAIGEAVNGPGGYFGWNLDALNDCLRGGWGADTPFTLHWDSSAEARARLTERVPASAGHGEVSLFDLLLKIFEKRGVTVVLR, encoded by the coding sequence ATGCGATCACCAGGGCGGGGCGAGCAGGGGCCGAAGTACGCTCTGGCCTCGGACGAGGACGACACCGACTTCTGGGGCTCCGCTCACGAGGCCGAGGGACTGTTCACTCCGCTGCCGGATGAGGAGGGAGCCCGCAGAGTGCACCTCGTCGGCTGCCTCCCGCGGGGCGGCCTGCTGAAGAGCGTCGCCCACGTCGGCAGTCGTCGCGCCATGGCGGGTAACGCCTGCTTCGACGTCCTCGACACCGACGGTGCCACCATGGGGTCCTACTTCGTCGGCGATGTCACCGTCGTCGCCGTCGAGCCGTCCGCCCGCGGAGCCGGTCTCGTCGACCTCACGATGACGCTGTGGTGCGAGAACGCCCTGCCCGGAGCGGAACGAGTGTGGGATCTGATCCGCACGGGCCGTCTGAACCGCACCGGCATGTGGCACGAGCTCGCCCCCGAGGACAGGCAGGCGTGGTTGTCCGTGGCACTGTGGTCCCGGGAGTACCGACGCCGGGGAAGGCCTGACGCTCCCGCAGGCCAGGTGTACACCTTGGACGGTCGGCACGTCGTCGACAGGGACAGCTTCTTCTGCGCGATCGGTGAAGCCGTCAACGGGCCCGGCGGATACTTCGGCTGGAACCTCGACGCTCTGAACGACTGCCTGAGAGGCGGCTGGGGCGCGGACACTCCGTTCACCTTGCACTGGGATTCCTCGGCCGAGGCCAGGGCGCGGTTGACCGAGCGCGTGCCGGCCTCCGCCGGACATGGAGAGGTTTCGCTGTTCGACCTGCTTCTGAAGATCTTCGAGAAGCGGGGCGTCACCGTCGTCCTCCGGTGA
- a CDS encoding spore-associated protein gives MRFSRSVLTATALAALSVGTTAALAAPASAAPNTTPQKVCGSSYKTVNSAPIGSLGTVYLTYNSSNGKNCVVTIRTNPGAAQEMSAWIYVPDTDAGDQDYGLYTSYAGPAYVYGKAHCVDWGGHISNVYVQVTGSNCAALKEQRVTTTR, from the coding sequence ATGCGATTCAGTCGATCCGTCCTGACCGCCACCGCGCTGGCGGCCCTCTCGGTCGGGACCACCGCCGCTCTGGCGGCACCGGCCTCCGCCGCACCCAACACCACTCCGCAGAAGGTCTGCGGAAGCAGCTACAAGACCGTGAACTCGGCGCCGATCGGCTCCCTCGGCACGGTCTACCTGACGTACAACTCCTCGAACGGCAAGAACTGCGTCGTGACCATCCGGACCAACCCGGGCGCCGCGCAGGAGATGTCGGCGTGGATCTACGTCCCCGACACCGACGCGGGCGACCAGGACTACGGGCTGTACACGTCGTACGCGGGGCCGGCCTACGTCTACGGCAAGGCCCACTGCGTCGACTGGGGCGGCCACATCAGCAACGTGTACGTCCAGGTCACCGGATCCAACTGCGCCGCCCTCAAGGAACAGCGCGTCACCACCACCCGGTGA
- a CDS encoding AfsR/SARP family transcriptional regulator — translation MADAIHIRLLGGFTVVVEDRPVAAGAWRLRKARSLLKLLCLSPGHRLHRERVYDLLWPDLARPAAANNLHQVLHAVRRALASSGADGDVVVLRDDLVLLGPDGRVRVDLDAFDEAARRALAGGGVADHRTALDMAGPGLLPEDRYEPWVSDAAELLETRRAALRLGLGEALEREHRAEEAAEVLRSLIVDDPLHEPAHRALMRTLAGAGRRGEALAVYERLREASCHDGGADPDPQTRSLYRTLLADSVEPKEAETRAAQAGAEKAAEPEAGEPEAAEAGERRPGARRYRLPLPATALIGREREIAEVERLLGRSRLLTLTGAGGCGKTRLALAVAGRRAGYFRDGAAFVGLASLTEPHLVPEAVASALGLQVPLSGSAGNSADALTARLGTRELLLVLDNCEHLVDACAALVSEIVARCPGVLVLATSREPLRSYGERTFRVPSLVLPDPRRLPPVEELGRFAAVRLFVERAADVSPGFRLTAGNAAAVARICFRLDGMPLALELAAARMHVLSPRQIAERLDDALTLLGRGSRRGVTRQETLLATLEWSHRLLDEEERRLFRGLAVFAGGFSLAAAEAVCANGPGGTPVLDLLGRLADKSLVCVEPWREEVRFRLPETIRQYAVGRLRAAGEQAGAEAAHRHFYLSLALARDREPAAGVAGPTSLELEADYGNLRAALRSLLRHEPEEALRLAVALRLFWTERGRLAEGRRWLDDALAAAPEPTPQRARALLGRAVLAIRLGDGALLEDVAEEIVAIQRRRPDPTGRAYAHYQQAVLLWMRGAWERARPALDRARALALDAGEPSVLAATAHLEGVWALCRGEGAAARDALAWSLRLLEGATADGGRFFPVMTPGYAIEAGPAGQVSVCFEETVVSGRAVGPPRALGHALTTYAWACRLAGDHDAAVAAAERAVDRFRVLADPHGESLALNVLGNVLRGRGEHGPARKPLDAALAIRREMGDRREEGVTLGCLGLLALAEGDTDGARDTFARVLADFEETDDLPGVTNTLLHLGQVARSAGDADGAVALLTRARALEHVPGSTSAAGWVELMLAPLLRQEGDRDGAEAALARAAGLFARLGDTRGTALLRLAAGGR, via the coding sequence ATGGCCGATGCGATACATATCCGGCTCCTCGGCGGGTTCACCGTGGTGGTCGAGGACCGCCCGGTCGCCGCCGGGGCGTGGCGGCTGCGCAAGGCGCGGAGCCTGCTGAAGCTGCTCTGCCTGTCACCGGGCCACCGGTTGCACCGCGAGCGGGTGTACGACCTGCTGTGGCCGGACCTCGCCCGACCGGCCGCCGCGAACAATCTGCACCAGGTGCTGCACGCCGTGCGGCGGGCGCTGGCCTCCTCGGGCGCGGACGGTGATGTCGTCGTACTCCGGGACGACCTGGTACTGCTCGGTCCCGACGGTCGCGTACGGGTGGACCTGGACGCGTTCGACGAAGCGGCCCGGCGGGCCCTGGCCGGAGGAGGCGTGGCGGACCATCGCACCGCGCTGGACATGGCCGGGCCGGGCCTGTTGCCGGAGGACCGGTACGAGCCCTGGGTGAGCGACGCGGCGGAGCTCCTGGAGACGCGGCGCGCGGCCTTGCGGCTGGGACTCGGTGAGGCGCTCGAACGCGAGCACCGCGCCGAGGAGGCCGCCGAGGTGCTGCGCTCCCTGATCGTCGACGACCCGCTGCACGAGCCGGCCCACCGCGCGCTGATGCGGACCCTGGCCGGCGCCGGTAGGCGCGGGGAGGCGCTGGCCGTGTACGAGCGCCTGCGGGAGGCGTCGTGTCATGACGGCGGCGCCGATCCGGACCCGCAGACACGGAGCCTGTACCGGACTCTGCTGGCCGATTCGGTGGAGCCGAAAGAGGCGGAGACGAGAGCGGCGCAGGCGGGGGCGGAAAAGGCGGCCGAGCCGGAAGCGGGAGAGCCGGAGGCGGCAGAGGCGGGGGAACGGCGGCCCGGGGCGCGCCGGTACCGTCTGCCGTTGCCGGCGACCGCTCTGATCGGCCGGGAGCGTGAGATCGCCGAGGTGGAGAGGCTGCTCGGGCGGAGCCGGCTGCTGACGCTGACCGGGGCCGGAGGCTGCGGGAAGACGCGACTGGCGCTCGCGGTGGCGGGCCGGCGGGCCGGGTACTTCCGGGACGGGGCGGCGTTCGTCGGGCTCGCGTCGCTGACGGAGCCGCATCTCGTGCCCGAGGCCGTCGCCTCGGCGCTCGGGTTGCAGGTGCCCTTGTCCGGGAGCGCCGGGAACTCGGCGGACGCGCTGACCGCTCGGCTCGGCACTCGGGAGCTGCTGCTGGTGCTGGACAACTGCGAGCATCTGGTCGACGCGTGTGCCGCTCTGGTCTCGGAGATCGTGGCCCGCTGTCCCGGTGTGCTGGTTCTCGCGACCAGCCGGGAGCCGTTGCGCAGTTACGGGGAGCGGACCTTCCGCGTGCCCTCGCTGGTGCTGCCCGATCCGCGTCGGCTGCCGCCCGTCGAGGAGCTGGGCCGGTTCGCGGCCGTGCGGCTGTTCGTGGAGCGTGCGGCCGACGTGTCCCCGGGTTTCCGGCTGACCGCGGGCAACGCGGCGGCCGTGGCGCGGATATGTTTCCGGCTGGACGGGATGCCGCTGGCGCTGGAACTCGCGGCGGCCCGGATGCACGTACTGTCCCCCCGGCAGATCGCCGAGCGACTCGACGACGCGCTGACGCTGCTCGGCCGAGGCAGTCGGCGCGGTGTGACCCGTCAGGAGACCTTGCTGGCCACCCTGGAGTGGAGTCACCGGCTGCTCGACGAGGAGGAACGGCGCCTGTTCCGCGGGCTCGCCGTGTTCGCGGGCGGGTTCTCGCTGGCGGCCGCGGAGGCGGTGTGCGCGAACGGTCCCGGCGGCACTCCGGTGCTGGACCTCCTCGGACGGCTGGCCGACAAGTCGCTGGTGTGTGTGGAGCCGTGGCGGGAGGAGGTCCGCTTCCGGTTGCCCGAGACGATCCGGCAGTACGCCGTGGGGCGGCTGCGGGCCGCCGGAGAGCAGGCGGGCGCCGAGGCGGCGCACCGGCACTTCTATCTGTCGCTGGCGCTGGCGCGGGACCGCGAGCCGGCCGCCGGGGTCGCGGGGCCGACCTCGCTGGAGCTGGAGGCCGACTACGGCAACCTGCGGGCGGCCCTGCGTTCGCTGCTGCGCCATGAGCCGGAGGAGGCGCTGCGCCTCGCCGTGGCCCTGCGGCTGTTCTGGACCGAACGGGGGCGTCTCGCCGAGGGCCGGCGTTGGCTGGACGACGCTCTGGCCGCCGCACCGGAGCCCACCCCTCAGCGGGCGAGGGCGCTGCTGGGGCGTGCCGTGCTGGCGATCCGCCTCGGTGACGGTGCCCTGCTGGAGGACGTCGCCGAGGAGATCGTCGCGATCCAGCGGCGGCGGCCGGATCCTACCGGGCGGGCATACGCCCACTACCAGCAGGCCGTCCTGCTGTGGATGCGCGGCGCCTGGGAACGGGCCCGTCCCGCGCTGGACCGGGCCCGTGCCCTGGCCCTCGACGCGGGCGAGCCGTCGGTGCTGGCCGCCACGGCGCACCTGGAGGGCGTGTGGGCCCTGTGCCGGGGCGAAGGTGCCGCGGCCCGCGACGCTCTGGCGTGGAGTCTGCGGCTGCTGGAGGGTGCCACGGCGGACGGCGGACGGTTCTTCCCGGTCATGACACCGGGCTACGCGATCGAGGCGGGCCCGGCGGGTCAGGTCTCGGTGTGCTTCGAGGAGACCGTGGTCTCGGGCAGGGCCGTGGGGCCGCCCCGGGCGCTCGGCCACGCCCTGACGACGTACGCGTGGGCCTGCCGCCTGGCGGGAGACCACGATGCCGCGGTCGCGGCGGCCGAGCGCGCCGTCGACCGCTTCCGCGTGCTGGCCGACCCGCACGGGGAGTCGCTCGCCCTGAACGTGCTCGGCAACGTCCTGCGCGGCCGGGGTGAGCACGGGCCGGCGCGCAAGCCTCTCGACGCGGCCCTGGCGATCCGGCGCGAGATGGGCGACCGCCGGGAGGAAGGGGTCACTCTCGGCTGTCTCGGCCTGCTCGCGCTGGCCGAGGGCGACACCGACGGCGCGCGGGACACGTTCGCCCGGGTCCTCGCGGACTTCGAGGAGACCGACGACCTGCCCGGCGTCACCAATACGCTGCTGCACCTCGGGCAGGTGGCGCGAAGCGCCGGGGACGCGGACGGCGCCGTCGCCCTGCTGACCCGCGCGCGGGCGCTGGAGCACGTTCCGGGGTCGACGTCCGCCGCCGGCTGGGTCGAGCTCATGCTGGCGCCGCTGCTGCGACAGGAGGGCGACCGGGACGGCGCCGAGGCCGCGCTCGCCCGCGCGGCCGGCCTGTTCGCCCGCCTCGGTGACACACGCGGAACCGCCCTGCTGCGGCTCGCGGCGGGAGGACGGTGA